One window of the Cryptomeria japonica chromosome 7, Sugi_1.0, whole genome shotgun sequence genome contains the following:
- the LOC131856603 gene encoding uncharacterized protein LOC131856603 — protein MAKSLGHVIKSNLPTKHLVGVKINTNFVALHQQFADDTLLLGAAKDPPSIGTSPIARKNSEWSPPNQGWLNLNFDGAARGNLGATGIGYVIRDHKVREVDRIAMPLPPDTNNIVEFKALQLGLIDCLNHGVRNIIIEGDSAIAINAIKTKSTPNWRLQDLLDSILKNLSKLESFNARHVYREANTEADALSEVAAEGGKIYWWEDNLYPYG, from the exons ATGGCAAAATCTTTAGGCCATGTGATCAAATCCAACTTACCCACCAAACATTTAGTAGGAGTCAAGATCAACACCAATTTTGTTGCCCTGCACcagcaatttgcagatgacactctTCTCCTTGGGGCTGCTAAG GATCCCCCCTCTATAGGGACAAGCCCTATTGCAAGAAAGAATTCCGAATGGTCTCCACCGAATCAGGGGTGGCTAAATCTTAACTTTGATGGTGCCGCAAGAGGAAACCTAGGTGCTACTGGCATAGGCTATGTGATCAGAGACCACAAAGTAAGAGAAGTAGACAGGATTGCCATGCCATTACCCCCTGATACCAACAATATTGTGGAATTCAAAGCTCTTCAACTAGGCCTCATAGATTGCCTCAATCATGGAGTTAGGAATATAATTATTGAAGGGGATTCTGCAATTGCCATTAATGCAATCAAGACAAAAAGCACCCCAAACTGGAGATTGCAAGATTTATTGGATAGCATTCTCAAGAACCTATCAAAACTGGAAAGCTTCAATGCAAGGCATGTATATAGGGAAGCTAATACAGAAGCGGATGCTTTGTCCGAAGTAGCTGCCGAGGGGGGGAAGATTTATTGGTGGGAGGACAACCTCTATCCCTATGGATAA